One region of Streptococcus salivarius genomic DNA includes:
- a CDS encoding GlsB/YeaQ/YmgE family stress response membrane protein, with amino-acid sequence MLWAIIVGGFIGLIAGGITKKGGSMGIIANIFAGLVGSSVGQSLFGTWGPSLAGMALVPSILGAVIVVAVVSFFLGKKE; translated from the coding sequence ATGCTTTGGGCTATTATCGTAGGAGGCTTTATCGGTCTTATTGCAGGTGGAATCACTAAAAAGGGAGGCTCCATGGGAATAATCGCTAATATCTTTGCAGGTTTAGTCGGTTCATCTGTTGGACAATCACTTTTCGGTACATGGGGACCTAGTCTAGCTGGAATGGCATTAGTTCCATCAATCTTAGGAGCAGTCATTGTTGTTGCAGTAGTATCATTTTTCCTAGGGAAAAAAGAATGA
- the amaP gene encoding alkaline shock response membrane anchor protein AmaP, whose amino-acid sequence MSKTKKILYLILCILILTILIPILLDYHKVSGLGLHLVDWKQISFLDFYLSRYIFWGALVLSAVVLFLMLVTLFYPKQYLEIQLPDVDGELKLKNSAIEGFVRCVVANHNFIKDPTIKVNSRKNKCLVHVEGQMLPSDNIIKRTQIIKDEIADGLTQFFGMNHRVKLYISVKEYKPKPPRKKTVSRVK is encoded by the coding sequence ATGTCAAAAACCAAAAAAATACTTTACCTTATTTTATGTATTTTAATCTTGACAATTTTGATTCCTATTTTGCTAGATTATCATAAAGTCAGTGGCTTAGGACTTCATTTAGTTGATTGGAAACAAATTTCCTTTTTAGACTTTTATCTTTCAAGATATATTTTCTGGGGTGCTCTAGTACTTTCAGCTGTAGTGTTGTTTCTAATGCTTGTTACACTCTTTTATCCTAAACAATATTTAGAGATTCAATTACCTGATGTTGATGGTGAACTAAAATTAAAAAATTCAGCTATTGAAGGATTTGTTCGTTGTGTGGTTGCTAATCACAATTTTATAAAGGATCCTACTATTAAGGTAAACAGTCGTAAGAATAAATGTTTAGTTCACGTAGAAGGACAAATGCTTCCATCAGACAACATTATTAAACGAACTCAAATAATTAAAGATGAGATTGCTGATGGATTGACACAGTTTTTTGGAATGAATCATCGTGTAAAACTGTATATTTCTGTAAAAGAATACAAGCCAAAACCACCACGTAAAAAAACTGTTAGTCGTGTAAAGTAA
- a CDS encoding DUF2273 domain-containing protein yields MEWFKKYQYPFLSGLAGVILACFILSYGFFKTLFVLICATLGVGIGYYIQQKQLFK; encoded by the coding sequence ATGGAATGGTTTAAAAAATACCAATATCCATTTCTTTCCGGATTGGCGGGTGTTATCTTAGCTTGCTTCATCCTATCCTATGGTTTTTTTAAGACTTTATTTGTCTTGATTTGCGCCACTCTAGGAGTTGGAATTGGATATTATATTCAACAAAAACAATTATTTAAATAG
- a CDS encoding Asp23/Gls24 family envelope stress response protein, whose product MSKVEKKVEEVKGELTYEDKVIQKIIGLSLENIPGLLAIDGGFFSNLTEKLINTDNVASGVNVEVGKEQVAVDLNVIVEYQKNVPELYKKIKEVVVSEISKMTDLEVVEVNVDVVDIKTKEQHEADSVSLQDRVTGVVESTSEFTSDKFESAKQGLSDGFSAAKEKVSEGVEAVSEATANAEPRVH is encoded by the coding sequence ATGTCAAAAGTAGAAAAAAAAGTAGAAGAAGTAAAAGGCGAATTGACCTACGAAGATAAAGTCATTCAAAAAATTATTGGTCTTTCTTTAGAAAATATTCCAGGTTTGCTGGCTATTGATGGAGGCTTTTTCTCAAACCTAACTGAAAAACTTATCAATACTGATAACGTTGCAAGTGGAGTCAATGTTGAAGTTGGTAAAGAGCAAGTTGCTGTTGATTTGAACGTAATTGTCGAATATCAAAAGAATGTTCCTGAACTATACAAGAAAATCAAAGAGGTTGTTGTTTCAGAAATTTCTAAGATGACTGATTTGGAAGTGGTTGAAGTTAATGTAGATGTTGTTGATATCAAGACTAAAGAGCAACATGAAGCAGACTCAGTAAGCCTACAAGATCGAGTAACTGGAGTTGTTGAATCAACAAGTGAATTTACTTCCGATAAGTTTGAAAGCGCAAAACAGGGATTGAGTGATGGCTTCTCAGCTGCAAAGGAAAAAGTTAGTGAGGGTGTTGAAGCTGTCTCTGAAGCGACTGCTAATGCAGAACCAAGAGTTCACTAA
- a CDS encoding CsbD family protein — protein MSVEEKLNQAKGAIKEGVGKITDDKKTEKEGAAEKVVSKVKEVAEDAKEAVEGAIEGVKNMVKKDDK, from the coding sequence ATGTCAGTAGAAGAAAAACTTAATCAAGCTAAAGGCGCTATTAAAGAAGGTGTCGGAAAAATTACTGATGATAAAAAAACTGAAAAAGAAGGAGCTGCTGAAAAAGTAGTTTCAAAAGTTAAAGAAGTTGCTGAAGATGCCAAAGAGGCTGTTGAAGGGGCTATCGAAGGCGTTAAAAATATGGTTAAAAAGGACGATAAATAA
- the lpdA gene encoding dihydrolipoyl dehydrogenase, with translation MSQCDILIIGAGPGGYVAAEEAARLGKKVTVIEKNSIGGTCLNVGCIPSKAYLEHAHWLLAAKEASQYGVTILNDNLDFQKLVARKDQVVATLQSGIQSSFKQLGITYIEGEAAYISDKTFQVNGERVSGKSVILATGSHPFIPPIPGINDVDYLTTDNFFNLKELPQRLIIIGGGIISVELAFAMAPLGVDVTVIEVAPTILATEDDEARSIIREKMEQLGITILEGVSIDRVKENAVILADGKSYSYDNLLVATGRKPNIELAQMMGLELTEKGFIKVDSYYESSQSGVYAIGDLIPGYMLAHVASSEGIKAVRAICRQAEEPVDNSSVPRSLFTTPEIASFGLSEEEAVQQGYDISVGQLPYVYNGRAIASNSAKGFVKIVSEKRYHLLLGAVIVGPHATDILQSLIVLKDAEGTLDQLDKTIFAHPTISELVQEVARLVLRS, from the coding sequence TTGAGTCAATGTGATATTCTCATTATAGGGGCAGGTCCTGGTGGTTATGTTGCTGCTGAAGAAGCTGCCCGTTTAGGTAAAAAGGTAACTGTCATTGAGAAAAACTCCATAGGTGGCACCTGTTTGAACGTTGGCTGTATCCCATCCAAAGCCTATCTTGAACATGCCCATTGGCTATTAGCTGCTAAAGAAGCCTCTCAGTATGGAGTAACAATTTTAAATGATAATCTTGATTTTCAAAAACTTGTTGCTCGCAAAGATCAAGTCGTAGCAACACTACAGTCTGGTATTCAATCAAGTTTTAAACAATTAGGTATCACCTATATTGAAGGTGAGGCAGCTTATATTTCTGATAAAACCTTCCAAGTTAATGGTGAAAGAGTCTCAGGTAAGTCTGTTATTTTGGCGACGGGGAGTCATCCATTTATTCCTCCAATTCCTGGTATTAACGATGTTGACTACTTGACAACAGATAACTTTTTCAACTTAAAGGAACTTCCTCAACGTTTGATTATCATTGGTGGAGGTATTATTTCCGTTGAGTTAGCTTTTGCCATGGCTCCACTTGGTGTGGATGTGACAGTGATAGAGGTTGCACCAACAATTTTAGCAACTGAAGATGACGAAGCACGTTCCATTATTAGAGAAAAGATGGAACAACTTGGAATTACCATTTTGGAGGGAGTTAGCATAGATAGGGTTAAAGAAAATGCTGTAATTTTAGCGGATGGCAAGTCCTACTCTTATGATAACTTACTTGTAGCAACTGGGCGTAAGCCAAATATTGAGTTAGCTCAAATGATGGGCTTGGAGCTGACCGAAAAAGGCTTTATTAAGGTAGATAGTTATTACGAGTCATCTCAATCAGGTGTTTATGCGATTGGGGATTTGATTCCTGGATATATGTTAGCTCATGTTGCTAGTAGCGAGGGAATCAAAGCTGTTCGAGCCATTTGTCGTCAGGCTGAGGAACCGGTTGATAATTCAAGTGTTCCACGGTCGCTCTTTACAACGCCGGAGATTGCTTCCTTTGGCTTGTCAGAAGAGGAGGCGGTACAACAAGGATATGATATATCAGTTGGTCAACTTCCTTATGTTTATAATGGTCGAGCCATTGCGTCTAATTCAGCAAAGGGGTTTGTTAAAATTGTCTCCGAAAAACGCTATCATCTACTATTAGGTGCCGTTATCGTTGGTCCACATGCAACTGATATTCTACAATCCTTGATTGTCTTGAAAGATGCTGAAGGAACACTTGATCAGCTTGATAAGACAATTTTTGCACATCCAACAATTTCTGAGTTGGTTCAGGAAGTTGCAAGACTGGTTTTAAGGTCCTAA
- a CDS encoding thiamine pyrophosphate-dependent dehydrogenase E1 component subunit alpha has translation MTHYQELPQALMKEKHQGQTLTKEEVKVQTAHDLGVENVSKEEAKSMYKTMWDIRNFEENARHFFSIGQIPGFVHLYSGEEAIATGVCANLTDKDYITSTHRGHGHCVAKGGDLKKMMAEIFGKSTGLGKGKGGSMHIADLDKGILGANGMVGGGFGLATGAAMRNKYLKTDDVAVCFFGDGAANEGNFHECLNMASIWNLPVVFVNENNLFAESTPQWYSSGSPTIAERAQAYNMPGVRVNGKDLFAVYQVAKEAIERARRGDGPTLIEAITYRNHGHFEGDEQKYKAPDGIEKEWADVDALEVFRDLVTEKGILSQDELDEIVAQSQKDVEDAIHFAQESPIPKEEALYEDVFAD, from the coding sequence ATGACACATTATCAAGAATTGCCACAAGCCCTAATGAAAGAAAAACATCAGGGACAAACCTTAACCAAGGAAGAAGTTAAGGTTCAAACTGCCCATGATCTTGGTGTGGAAAATGTTTCAAAAGAAGAGGCTAAATCCATGTATAAGACTATGTGGGATATTCGAAATTTTGAAGAAAATGCACGACATTTCTTTTCAATCGGTCAAATTCCAGGATTTGTTCACCTTTACTCAGGTGAGGAAGCTATTGCGACTGGGGTATGTGCTAACTTGACTGATAAAGACTACATTACTAGCACACATCGAGGACATGGACACTGTGTGGCTAAAGGTGGAGACCTTAAAAAAATGATGGCTGAAATCTTTGGTAAGTCTACTGGGCTTGGTAAAGGTAAGGGTGGCTCTATGCATATCGCTGACTTGGATAAAGGAATCCTTGGTGCTAATGGTATGGTAGGTGGAGGCTTTGGTCTTGCGACTGGGGCGGCTATGCGCAACAAATATCTAAAGACTGATGATGTTGCTGTATGTTTCTTTGGTGATGGTGCTGCCAATGAAGGTAATTTTCATGAGTGTTTAAACATGGCCTCTATTTGGAATCTACCTGTGGTATTTGTAAATGAAAACAACCTTTTTGCAGAATCAACACCACAATGGTATTCATCAGGTTCTCCAACAATTGCTGAACGTGCACAAGCTTACAATATGCCTGGAGTTCGCGTTAATGGTAAGGACTTATTTGCTGTTTATCAAGTGGCTAAAGAGGCCATTGAACGTGCGCGTCGTGGAGATGGTCCAACGTTAATTGAAGCTATTACTTATCGTAACCATGGCCATTTCGAAGGAGATGAGCAAAAATACAAAGCACCAGATGGAATCGAAAAAGAATGGGCAGATGTGGATGCCTTGGAAGTATTTCGTGACCTGGTAACTGAAAAGGGTATCCTTAGCCAAGATGAATTGGATGAGATTGTTGCCCAATCACAAAAAGATGTTGAAGATGCAATCCACTTTGCTCAAGAGAGCCCAATTCCAAAAGAAGAAGCTCTCTACGAAGACGTATTTGCAGACTGA
- a CDS encoding alpha-ketoacid dehydrogenase subunit beta, with protein sequence MTRETLFMKAINEGLDQAMERDERVVLLGEDISGGVNVEHLENNNEDAWGGVMGITRGLMPKYGRERVIDTPISEHGYLSASVGMALTGLRPVPELMFNDFIGFCFDALLGQASKMRYMFGGKAKVPMVVRTMHGAGASAAAQHSGSYYGLFGSIPGIKVVVPATPYDAKGLLLASIEDDNVVIFSEDKTLYGLKGEVPEEYYTVPIGKAAVRREGKDLTIVTIGKMLYVAYEVADRLAKDNISVEVIDLRTVAPWDEETVLNSVKKTGRLIIVDEANPHNNTATDIASVVSDKAFDYLDGPVKCVCAPNTPVPFATNLEQAYIPDADKVLKVADELIQDLKG encoded by the coding sequence ATGACTAGAGAAACATTATTTATGAAAGCCATCAATGAAGGGCTCGATCAAGCCATGGAAAGAGACGAGCGAGTTGTTCTCCTTGGAGAGGATATCTCAGGTGGTGTTAATGTTGAACACTTAGAAAATAATAACGAGGATGCCTGGGGCGGTGTCATGGGGATCACACGAGGATTGATGCCGAAATATGGCAGGGAACGTGTTATTGATACTCCGATTTCTGAGCACGGCTATTTATCAGCTTCAGTGGGGATGGCGCTTACGGGACTAAGACCTGTACCAGAGTTGATGTTTAATGATTTTATTGGATTCTGTTTTGATGCCCTATTAGGACAGGCTTCTAAGATGCGTTACATGTTTGGCGGTAAAGCTAAAGTTCCCATGGTTGTTCGTACTATGCACGGGGCAGGTGCCTCAGCTGCTGCGCAACACTCTGGATCCTATTACGGTTTATTTGGATCGATTCCTGGTATTAAGGTGGTCGTTCCTGCTACCCCTTATGATGCCAAAGGATTACTCCTAGCATCAATAGAGGATGATAATGTAGTTATCTTTTCTGAAGACAAGACTTTATATGGACTAAAAGGGGAAGTGCCAGAAGAATACTATACTGTACCAATTGGTAAGGCTGCCGTTCGTAGAGAAGGTAAGGATTTAACAATTGTGACAATTGGTAAGATGTTGTACGTAGCCTATGAGGTCGCCGACCGCTTGGCAAAAGACAACATTTCTGTAGAAGTGATTGATCTTCGTACAGTTGCTCCATGGGATGAAGAAACAGTGTTAAATTCCGTGAAGAAAACTGGTCGTTTAATTATTGTGGATGAGGCAAATCCACATAACAATACTGCAACTGATATTGCATCTGTAGTTTCAGATAAAGCATTTGATTATCTTGATGGACCAGTGAAATGTGTTTGTGCACCAAATACTCCTGTTCCATTTGCGACAAACTTAGAACAAGCCTATATCCCGGATGCGGATAAGGTTTTGAAAGTAGCTGATGAATTGATTCAGGACTTGAAAGGATAG